The DNA segment TTTACCTCACGTCGCGATGAGCTAATCATTTCGCGCATTGCACCACGGAGTTGAGGAGTGTTTCCCATGTCCAAGCCGCTTTTGATCATTGGCAACAAGAATTATTCGAGCTGGTCATTGCGCCCGTGGCTGGCGCTGACGGTCGGCGGCGTCGATTTCGATGAAAAGATGGTGCCGCTGTTCGAAGACGATTGGGCCGAACGCAAGGCCGAACTGCCGAGCGGCACCGTGCCGGTGTTGGAACACGACGGCAACGTGATTTGGGAAACCCTGGCGATCTTGGAATACGCCGCCGAAACTTGGCCGGACGCCCGGCTGTGGCCCTCTGACAAGGCCGCCCGGGCGCGGGCGCGGGCGGTGAGCAACGAAATGCACGCCAATTTCACCGCCGTTCGCGGCAATATGCCGATGAACATCCGTGCGTCCCACCCCGGACGCGGGCGCGGCTTGACGACAGACGCACAAGCCGCCGTAAAACGCGACATCCGCCGCATCGAACAGGTGTGGACCGAGTGCCGGGAAACCTATGGCGCGGACGGCGACTTTCTGTTCGGCGCGTTTTCCATCGCCGACGCCATGTTCGCCCCGGTGGTCAGCCGCTTCACCACCTACGCCGTGGAACTGAACCCCACCTGCCAAGCGTACATGGACGCGGTGCAAGCGCTGCCGGCGATGATCGAATGGTCCGACGCCGGGCGCGCGGAAACGTGGGTCATTGCCGAAGACGAAGTCGATACCATCGAAGGCAAGCCGAAAGATTAAGCTTCGTCTTCGCCTCGGTACACGCACCCTGCGGTGCAGGTTTCTTTCACCGCGACCTTGCTGAGCCCCGGCAATGCCGTTTTGACTTTGCGCCAAATCCACCGCGCGATGTTTTCGCTGGTGGGATTTTCCAGGCCGTCGATTTCGTTGAGGTAATAGTGATCAAGCTGGTTAAGATACGGCTTGAACGCGGCTTTGACATCGGCGAAATCGACCACCCATCCGGTGTGATCGTCAACCGGACCGGCAACGTACAGGGTGACCTCGAACGAATGGCCATGCAATCGTGCGCACTTGTGACCGTCGGGCACGTTGGGCAAACGGTGGGCGGCTTCGAAGGTGAAGATTTTATAGATTTCCATAGGGCGTCGTCCGTCTCTTGGCCTCAGCGAATGCCGAGCAGTTTATGGGTTTGCAGGCTCAAACGCCATTTCGGATGGCGGCGGCAGTAATCCAGCGCCATCAAGGTATTTTGGTGGTGGTTCTCATCGTCCTTTGGCTGCAAGTATAAGTGATCGAAGGCCAAGTCGGTGAAAATTGCAGGATCAATGCCGTTTTGTGGATAGACCAATTTCAGCTCATCGCCTTCGGTCACTTTCAAGGCCTCGAAGGCGCCGTGGCCCTTGGGCGACACGGTGATCCAGTGAAGGCCCTGGGGTAGGTCGAGCGTACCGTTGGTCTCGATCGCGACCTCGAAGCGGCGTGCGCGTAACGCATCGATCAAGGCCTCATCCACCTGCAAGGCCGGCTCGCCGCCGGTGAGGATGACGAAGCGTTGACCTTCCCCCGCCATGCCGGGCACCGGCCAGAACTTTTCCACCGCATCGGCGACGGCATCGGCATCGGCGAATTTTGCACCGCCATCGCCATCTACGCCGACAAAATCGGTATCGCAAAAATCGCACTGCGCTTCGGCACGGTCCTGTTCACGTCCCGACCACAGGTTGCACCCGGCGAACCGGCAAAACACTGCGGCGCGGCCGGTGTTGCCACCTTCGCCTTGAAGGGAATAGAACATTTCCTTGACGCTGTAACTCATGCGTCCGCGCCCTGTTGATAAGCAGACGGATCGCTGAGCCCCGCTTCACGGAACCCTTTCAACCGCAGCTGACACGCATCGCAATGGCCGCACGCCGCACCATCCGGCGCGGGATCGTAGCAACTGGTCGTCATGGCGTAATCAACGCCAAGTTCGAGACCCTTTTCAATGATCTGGGCCTTGGTCAGGTCGATCAGCGGGGTGTGGATGGTCACCGGCAGGGTGCCTTCAACCCCACCACGGGTGGCCAGATTGGCCATGGCCTCAAACGCTTGAATGTATTCGGGGCGACAATCGGGATAGCCGGAATAGTCCAGCGCGTTAACTCCGATGAAAATGTCGCCGGTCTCCAACGTTTCCGCCCACGCCAGCGCGCACGATAAAAACACCGTGTTGCGCGCAGGCACATAGGTCACCGGAATATCGCTCGCCATCTGGGTTTCGTCGCGATCCTTAGGCACCGGCATGTCGGTGGTCAGTGCCGAGCCGCCGAATTGCGATAGGTTAAGATCCAAAATCACGTGTCGCACGCCCGCCTTGGCGGCGATTGCGGTGGCGCATTCAAGCTCCAGACCATGGCGCTGGCCGTAGCGGAAGCTCAACGCATGAACGTCGTAGCCCGCCGCTTGGGCGATAGCCACAACGGTTGAACTGTCCAGCCCACCGCTCAACAGAACCACTGCGGCTTTGGCGGCTTTTTTCTGCGTTTCGACGCTCATGCGGGTCTCCGATCATCGCGAGCCTTGCCTGGGGCGCGCGTTTGGCCCAGGATTTAGACATCTTTGACGACCAACGCAAGGCTCGCCTGTTTATGACCTCCCCCGCCCTCACAAAGGACGCAATCCGCGCCAAGGCTCTTGAGCTTGGTTTCGACGCCGTCGGCTTTGCGCCCGCGACGCTCGATCCCAAGCATGGCGAGCGCCTGCACGCGTACCTGGACGACGGCCGCCATGGAACCATGGCGTGGATGGAAAGCCGCGCCGAGCAGCGCATCAGCCCCGACGCCCTATGGCCGGATGCGCGCACGGTGATCGTGTTGGGGACCAATTACGGCCCCCGCACCGATCCCACCGCGATCCACGCGCTCAAGGATCGCGCCGCCATCAGCGTCTACGCCCAGGGCAAGGACTATCACGACGTGGTGAAAAAACGCCTCAAGGCGCTGGGCCGCTGGATGGTCGAAGAACTGGCGTGCCAAATCAAAGTGTTCGTCGACACCGCCCCGGTGATGGAAAAGCCG comes from the Magnetovibrio sp. genome and includes:
- a CDS encoding glutathione S-transferase family protein; this translates as MSKPLLIIGNKNYSSWSLRPWLALTVGGVDFDEKMVPLFEDDWAERKAELPSGTVPVLEHDGNVIWETLAILEYAAETWPDARLWPSDKAARARARAVSNEMHANFTAVRGNMPMNIRASHPGRGRGLTTDAQAAVKRDIRRIEQVWTECRETYGADGDFLFGAFSIADAMFAPVVSRFTTYAVELNPTCQAYMDAVQALPAMIEWSDAGRAETWVIAEDEVDTIEGKPKD
- the queD gene encoding 6-carboxytetrahydropterin synthase QueD yields the protein MEIYKIFTFEAAHRLPNVPDGHKCARLHGHSFEVTLYVAGPVDDHTGWVVDFADVKAAFKPYLNQLDHYYLNEIDGLENPTSENIARWIWRKVKTALPGLSKVAVKETCTAGCVYRGEDEA
- the queC gene encoding 7-cyano-7-deazaguanine synthase QueC: MSVETQKKAAKAAVVLLSGGLDSSTVVAIAQAAGYDVHALSFRYGQRHGLELECATAIAAKAGVRHVILDLNLSQFGGSALTTDMPVPKDRDETQMASDIPVTYVPARNTVFLSCALAWAETLETGDIFIGVNALDYSGYPDCRPEYIQAFEAMANLATRGGVEGTLPVTIHTPLIDLTKAQIIEKGLELGVDYAMTTSCYDPAPDGAACGHCDACQLRLKGFREAGLSDPSAYQQGADA
- the queE gene encoding 7-carboxy-7-deazaguanine synthase, producing the protein MSYSVKEMFYSLQGEGGNTGRAAVFCRFAGCNLWSGREQDRAEAQCDFCDTDFVGVDGDGGAKFADADAVADAVEKFWPVPGMAGEGQRFVILTGGEPALQVDEALIDALRARRFEVAIETNGTLDLPQGLHWITVSPKGHGAFEALKVTEGDELKLVYPQNGIDPAIFTDLAFDHLYLQPKDDENHHQNTLMALDYCRRHPKWRLSLQTHKLLGIR